One region of Bacterioplanoides sp. SCSIO 12839 genomic DNA includes:
- the serC gene encoding 3-phosphoserine/phosphohydroxythreonine transaminase: MTRAFNFCAGPAALPTAVLERAQQEMADWHGKGLSIMEMSHRSKEFVSVAEKAEQDLRDLMQIPDNYKVLFMQGGASSQFAMIPMNLLRGKSKADYINTGQWSKKAIAEAKRYCDVNIAATTEGNKFTSAPEQGELNLSADAAYVHYCPNETIGGVKFDYIPETGDVPLVADFSSAILSEEVDVSKFGMIYAGAQKNIGPAGLCVVIIREDLLGETIDGTPTMFNYTVAADNGSMYNTPPSYSWYLAGLVFEWLKEQGGVAAMAEVNQHKAQKLYDYIDGSGFYANPVAKNNRSIMNVPFTLKDDALDKTFLAESEAAGLLNLAGHRSVGGMRASIYNAVPEAGVDALIEFMAEFAEKNS; encoded by the coding sequence ATGACCCGAGCATTTAATTTTTGTGCAGGCCCGGCGGCTTTGCCAACGGCCGTTTTAGAGCGCGCTCAGCAGGAAATGGCTGATTGGCATGGCAAGGGCTTGTCCATTATGGAAATGAGCCACCGTAGCAAAGAGTTTGTTTCTGTTGCTGAAAAAGCCGAGCAGGATCTGCGCGACTTAATGCAGATTCCAGATAACTACAAAGTTCTGTTTATGCAGGGCGGTGCCAGCAGTCAGTTCGCGATGATTCCGATGAACCTGCTACGCGGCAAGTCGAAAGCTGACTACATCAATACCGGTCAATGGTCTAAAAAAGCGATTGCTGAAGCCAAACGTTATTGCGACGTCAATATTGCAGCGACGACTGAAGGCAATAAATTTACTTCTGCACCAGAACAGGGTGAGCTAAATTTATCCGCTGATGCGGCTTACGTTCATTACTGTCCGAATGAAACCATTGGTGGCGTGAAGTTCGATTACATTCCTGAAACGGGTGATGTACCGCTGGTGGCAGATTTCTCTTCAGCGATTCTGTCGGAGGAAGTGGATGTTTCTAAATTCGGCATGATTTACGCCGGTGCTCAGAAAAATATCGGCCCTGCTGGTCTGTGTGTAGTCATTATTCGCGAAGATTTATTAGGTGAAACAATTGATGGCACGCCAACCATGTTTAATTACACGGTTGCTGCGGATAATGGCTCTATGTACAACACGCCACCAAGCTACAGCTGGTATCTGGCGGGTCTGGTGTTTGAATGGTTAAAAGAGCAGGGTGGCGTTGCTGCTATGGCTGAAGTTAACCAGCATAAAGCTCAGAAACTGTACGACTACATTGATGGCAGTGGCTTTTATGCTAACCCGGTTGCTAAAAACAATCGCTCTATCATGAATGTACCTTTCACGCTGAAAGATGATGCGCTGGATAAAACCTTCCTGGCAGAAAGTGAAGCGGCAGGTTTATTAAACCTGGCGGGGCATCGCAGTGTGGGCGGTATGCGCGCCAGTATTTATAACGCAGTACCGGAAGCGGGCGTGGATGCGTTAATTGAATTTATGGCTGAATTTGCTGAGAAGAACTCGTAG
- the gyrA gene encoding DNA gyrase subunit A: MGELAKEVLPINIEDELQQSYLDYAMSVIVGRALPDVRDGLKPVHRRVLHAMNVLGNDWNKPYKKSARVVGDVIGKYHPHGDSAVYDTIVRMAQDFSMRYMMVDGQGNFGSIDGDSAAAMRYTEVRMAKISHSMLGDIEKETVDWVPNYDGTEQIPEVLPTRIPNLLVNGSSGIAVGMATNIPPHNITEVLNGTLALIDNPDLDVDGLMEYIPGPDFPTGAFINGRDGIVEAYRTGRGRIYMRAKHHFEENERNDKVSIIFTEIPYQVNKARLIEKIAELVKDKKIEGITELRDESDKDGMRIVVELRRGEMPEVVLNNLFAQTQLQTVFGINTVALVDGQPRTLNLKQLLDAFVKHRREVVTRRTIFELRKARERGHILEGLALALANIDPVIELIKRSPTAAEAKEALINTAWEPGDVSDMLERAGEDACRPDDLPEQYGFRDGRYYLSPVQAQAILDLRLQKLTGLEHEKLIEEYQVKLAEIAEYLEILGSAERLMQLIREELEAIREEYGDDRRTEIIAQKRDLTMADLIPEEDLVLTLSHGGYAKTQPMDTYQAQRRGGKGKSATSVKDEDFVEHLLVVNSHDTVLCFTDAGKVYWLTVYDIPQAGRNAKGRPIVNVLNLSEEGERITAILPVDEYSADRYVFMATSKGTVKKTSLDQFSRPRSTGLIACELDDGDHLVGVAITDGSKDILMMSDAGKAVRFNEEAVRPMGRTARGVRGIKLADDQNVISLIIPEEGGTILTASERGFGKRTAVTEFPTKGRGTQGVIAMVTSERNGSLVGAVQVFENDEVMLVSDQGTLVRTRVNEVSQLGRNTQGVTLIKVSEKEKLVGVERICDADEDEETLDVENIGEE; the protein is encoded by the coding sequence ATGGGTGAGTTAGCCAAAGAAGTACTGCCAATTAACATCGAGGACGAACTGCAGCAGTCGTACCTTGATTATGCCATGAGCGTAATTGTTGGCCGTGCATTACCAGACGTGCGTGACGGTTTAAAACCGGTACACCGTCGTGTGTTACATGCCATGAACGTACTGGGCAATGACTGGAATAAGCCGTACAAAAAATCCGCCCGCGTGGTGGGTGACGTAATCGGTAAATACCACCCTCACGGTGACTCTGCGGTATACGACACCATCGTGCGTATGGCTCAGGACTTCTCCATGCGTTATATGATGGTGGATGGTCAGGGTAACTTTGGTTCGATCGACGGCGACTCTGCGGCGGCGATGCGTTATACCGAAGTACGTATGGCGAAAATCAGCCATAGCATGCTGGGTGATATCGAAAAAGAAACCGTTGATTGGGTGCCAAACTACGATGGTACTGAGCAGATTCCGGAAGTGCTGCCGACCCGTATTCCGAACCTGCTGGTAAACGGTTCTTCTGGTATTGCCGTGGGTATGGCGACCAATATTCCTCCTCATAACATCACTGAAGTACTGAACGGTACTCTGGCGCTGATCGACAATCCGGATCTGGATGTTGACGGCCTGATGGAATATATCCCGGGCCCGGATTTCCCGACCGGTGCTTTCATTAATGGTCGTGACGGTATTGTTGAAGCGTACCGTACCGGTCGTGGCCGTATTTATATGCGTGCTAAGCACCATTTCGAAGAAAATGAGAGAAACGACAAAGTTTCGATTATCTTCACCGAAATTCCTTACCAGGTGAACAAAGCGCGTCTGATTGAAAAAATCGCCGAGCTGGTAAAAGACAAAAAAATCGAAGGCATCACCGAGCTGCGTGATGAATCCGATAAAGACGGTATGCGTATCGTTGTGGAATTACGTCGTGGCGAAATGCCGGAAGTGGTTCTGAACAACCTGTTTGCACAAACTCAACTGCAAACGGTATTTGGTATTAACACCGTAGCATTGGTGGATGGTCAGCCACGTACGCTGAATCTGAAACAACTGCTGGATGCCTTTGTTAAACACCGTCGTGAAGTGGTGACTCGTCGTACCATTTTCGAACTGCGTAAAGCTCGCGAACGTGGTCATATTCTCGAAGGTCTGGCGTTAGCGCTGGCGAATATCGATCCGGTAATCGAGCTGATTAAGCGCTCTCCAACGGCTGCTGAAGCAAAAGAAGCATTAATAAACACCGCCTGGGAGCCAGGTGATGTGTCTGACATGCTGGAACGAGCAGGTGAGGATGCGTGTCGTCCGGATGACCTGCCAGAGCAGTATGGTTTCCGTGATGGTCGTTACTACTTATCTCCGGTTCAGGCCCAGGCGATTCTGGATTTGCGTCTGCAAAAACTGACTGGCCTTGAGCACGAAAAACTGATCGAGGAATATCAGGTTAAATTGGCGGAAATTGCTGAGTACCTGGAAATCCTGGGCAGCGCTGAGCGTCTGATGCAGCTGATTCGTGAAGAATTAGAAGCAATTCGTGAAGAATACGGAGATGACCGTCGTACCGAAATTATCGCGCAAAAGCGTGATCTGACCATGGCGGATCTGATTCCGGAAGAAGATCTGGTTCTGACTCTGTCTCACGGTGGCTACGCCAAAACTCAACCGATGGATACTTACCAGGCGCAGCGTCGTGGTGGTAAAGGTAAGTCGGCGACCTCGGTGAAAGACGAAGATTTTGTTGAGCATTTATTGGTGGTGAACAGTCACGATACCGTGCTGTGTTTCACCGATGCCGGTAAAGTTTATTGGTTAACCGTTTACGATATTCCGCAAGCGGGCCGTAACGCCAAAGGTCGCCCGATTGTTAACGTGCTGAATTTATCTGAAGAAGGCGAGCGTATTACCGCAATTCTGCCAGTGGATGAATACAGCGCTGATCGTTATGTATTTATGGCAACTTCTAAAGGCACGGTTAAGAAAACCTCTCTGGATCAATTCTCGCGTCCACGTTCCACTGGCCTGATTGCTTGTGAGCTGGATGATGGTGATCACCTGGTTGGCGTTGCCATTACTGATGGCTCTAAAGATATTCTGATGATGTCAGATGCTGGTAAGGCAGTACGTTTCAACGAAGAAGCGGTTCGTCCAATGGGTCGTACCGCTCGTGGTGTGCGTGGTATTAAACTGGCCGATGACCAGAATGTGATCTCTCTGATCATTCCGGAAGAAGGCGGCACCATCCTGACGGCTTCTGAACGTGGTTTCGGTAAGCGTACTGCAGTAACTGAATTCCCAACCAAAGGTCGCGGAACACAGGGTGTTATCGCTATGGTAACCAGTGAACGTAACGGTTCTCTGGTGGGTGCTGTTCAGGTATTCGAAAACGACGAAGTGATGCTGGTTTCTGACCAGGGCACATTGGTTCGTACACGCGTTAACGAAGTTTCTCAATTGGGTCGTAATACTCAGGGTGTGACTCTGATTAAAGTGTCTGAAAAAGAGAAGCTGGTGGGTGTTGAACGTATTTGTGATGCCGACGAAGATGAAGAAACACTTGATGTTGAAAATATTGGTGAGGAATAA
- a CDS encoding TRZ/ATZ family hydrolase has translation MQADIQINAHWVAPLSASHSRTILHNQAVFVKDGKILAIQNQQATSHEADQVVELNDHILLPGYVNAHGHAAMSLFRGLADDLPLMTWLNDHIWPAEGKWVNDEFVFDGTRLAIAEMLKCGTTTYSDMYFYPQEGAQAAIESGIRNVSFTPILDFPTNFAQSADDYIEKAVAAHKHYHNQPRITLGLGPHAPYTVSDTPLKEVTTLADQLDIPVQIHLHETAFEVAQSLEEKGKRPTQRLADLGFLTERVSCVHMTQISDDDIQILKQTGASVVHCPESNLKLASGFCPTAKLLSNGINLGLGTDGAASNNDLNIQGEMKTAAMLAKAVAEDAAALPAWQALEMATIGSAKSLGIDDQVGSLDVGKWADMQAVNLSQLGQNPLYDPISQLVYTDSSRATEYVWVEGKALLEKGQLSEASGLDEEQLIANAVQWQKKISQN, from the coding sequence ATGCAGGCCGATATTCAGATTAACGCACACTGGGTCGCACCATTAAGCGCCTCCCACAGCCGCACCATACTGCACAATCAAGCGGTATTTGTGAAAGACGGCAAGATCCTGGCCATTCAGAATCAACAAGCCACCAGCCATGAGGCCGATCAGGTTGTTGAGTTAAATGACCATATTTTACTGCCAGGTTATGTGAACGCCCACGGCCATGCAGCAATGTCATTATTCCGCGGTCTGGCCGACGACCTACCGTTAATGACCTGGTTGAACGACCATATCTGGCCTGCCGAAGGAAAATGGGTCAATGATGAATTCGTATTCGATGGTACACGACTGGCCATCGCAGAAATGCTGAAGTGTGGCACCACCACCTATTCCGATATGTATTTTTATCCGCAGGAAGGCGCTCAAGCGGCGATTGAATCCGGCATCCGTAATGTCAGCTTTACGCCGATTCTGGATTTCCCGACGAACTTTGCCCAGAGCGCCGACGACTACATTGAAAAAGCCGTCGCTGCACACAAGCACTATCACAACCAACCGCGTATTACGCTGGGCCTGGGGCCACACGCCCCGTATACGGTTTCCGATACGCCATTAAAAGAAGTCACCACATTGGCGGATCAGCTGGATATTCCGGTCCAGATTCATTTGCACGAAACCGCTTTTGAAGTCGCCCAAAGCCTGGAAGAAAAAGGCAAACGTCCCACTCAGCGTTTAGCCGACTTAGGTTTTTTAACCGAGCGTGTCAGCTGTGTGCATATGACACAGATCTCTGACGACGATATTCAGATTTTGAAACAAACCGGCGCTTCGGTTGTGCATTGCCCGGAATCCAACTTAAAACTGGCCAGTGGTTTTTGCCCAACCGCCAAACTGCTGAGCAACGGCATTAATTTAGGTTTGGGCACCGATGGTGCCGCCAGTAACAATGATTTAAATATTCAGGGCGAAATGAAAACCGCCGCAATGTTAGCCAAAGCTGTCGCCGAAGATGCCGCAGCCCTGCCCGCCTGGCAGGCTTTGGAAATGGCCACCATTGGCAGCGCTAAATCTCTGGGCATTGATGATCAAGTTGGCTCGCTGGATGTTGGTAAGTGGGCTGATATGCAGGCGGTGAATTTATCTCAGTTGGGCCAGAACCCGTTGTACGATCCAATTTCGCAGCTGGTTTATACCGATTCGAGTCGTGCTACCGAGTACGTTTGGGTTGAAGGTAAAGCCTTGTTAGAAAAAGGCCAGTTAAGTGAAGCCAGCGGCCTGGATGAAGAACAGTTAATTGCCAATGCAGTGCAGTGGCAGAAGAAAATTTCGCAAAATTAA
- the pheA gene encoding prephenate dehydratase: MSETAIGEAQELEVLRNKIDSLDKEIHKLINERARCAQEVAEVKQKYAAPGEHVVFYRPEREAQVLRKVMDRNEGPLADESMARLFREIMSQCLALEEPLNVAYLGPEGTFTQQAAVKHFGHAVQTAGQVSIADVFREVESGNANYGVVPVENSTEGVVTHTLDTFVHSNLNICGEVALRIHHHLLVKESEVEQNIQRIYSHAQSLGQCRLWLDQNYPNVERIPVSSNAEAARRAAQEEGAAAIASEAAAELYDLVMKNAKIEDRPDNTTRFLIIGPQKTMASGEDKTSILVSSRNQPGALYQVLEPFHQAGISMTRIESRPSESGTWNYVFFIDFEGHADDAHIAPVLENLRNISVDFKCLGSYPKAVL, encoded by the coding sequence ATGAGCGAAACGGCCATAGGTGAAGCGCAGGAACTTGAGGTTTTACGTAATAAAATCGATAGCCTGGATAAAGAAATCCATAAGCTGATTAATGAGCGCGCTCGCTGCGCTCAGGAAGTCGCTGAGGTGAAGCAAAAATACGCAGCTCCTGGTGAGCATGTGGTGTTTTACCGTCCTGAACGCGAAGCTCAGGTGTTACGCAAGGTGATGGATCGCAACGAAGGCCCATTGGCCGATGAATCCATGGCGCGTTTGTTCCGTGAGATCATGTCTCAGTGCTTAGCGTTAGAAGAACCATTAAATGTTGCTTACCTTGGCCCTGAAGGCACCTTTACTCAGCAAGCGGCGGTAAAGCACTTTGGCCACGCGGTGCAAACTGCAGGGCAGGTTTCTATTGCTGATGTGTTTCGTGAAGTTGAAAGCGGTAATGCCAATTACGGTGTGGTGCCGGTAGAAAATTCTACTGAAGGTGTTGTTACACACACCTTAGACACCTTTGTTCACTCGAACCTGAATATTTGTGGTGAAGTCGCTTTGCGTATACATCATCACCTCTTGGTCAAAGAGAGCGAAGTAGAACAGAATATTCAACGGATTTATTCCCATGCCCAGTCACTTGGTCAATGCCGTTTATGGTTGGATCAGAATTATCCAAACGTAGAGCGCATTCCGGTGAGCTCCAACGCCGAAGCGGCAAGGCGCGCTGCGCAGGAAGAAGGTGCGGCGGCAATTGCTTCAGAGGCTGCGGCTGAGCTGTACGATCTGGTGATGAAAAATGCCAAGATCGAAGATCGCCCGGATAACACCACGCGTTTCCTGATTATTGGTCCGCAAAAAACCATGGCTTCCGGTGAAGACAAAACCTCGATTCTGGTATCTAGTCGCAACCAGCCCGGGGCTCTGTATCAGGTGCTTGAGCCATTCCATCAGGCCGGCATCAGCATGACGCGTATTGAAAGTCGACCTTCTGAATCCGGTACCTGGAATTACGTGTTCTTTATTGATTTTGAGGGCCATGCAGACGACGCTCATATTGCGCCAGTGTTGGAAAACCTGCGCAATATCTCTGTCGATTTTAAATGTCTGGGCTCTTACCCAAAAGCGGTACTCTAA
- a CDS encoding Wzz/FepE/Etk N-terminal domain-containing protein, with the protein MESVNNNFERDDEIDFFDLFDDLKEKWFWVVGTATLFSAVAIAYALLVTPIYKTELVIKEVNEAALLELNKPVLEEVLGVELSGNGTTLNAFMSPGQAFKNVRNTFMSAAILSDFYSFLLDQNNPDLMRLIYSERFSKSQNLKKFIELLEYRDPGKGDQDISLEVTFELSDAELSARVLNQFAEYVLQRYKQQAQNDVEMRVNTQLAQWQVDADQMRFAYQADKTRRMLTLAEAADIAASINQQKPLYNGDRVSVGSQPPLFMMGEKTLRSELSLLKQRESGSEDAYIKGLPELLQKIDVVNETQIDWQKVSFVEIDQSAVVPLSPIKPRKKLIVVLGAVVGLIAGSVFALIAAANVRRRERKKLIEERKLS; encoded by the coding sequence ATGGAGTCTGTAAATAATAACTTTGAACGCGATGATGAAATCGATTTTTTTGACCTTTTTGATGACCTGAAGGAAAAATGGTTTTGGGTTGTGGGTACCGCAACGCTCTTCTCTGCTGTAGCGATAGCTTATGCATTGCTTGTAACACCTATTTATAAGACTGAGCTGGTTATTAAGGAAGTCAATGAAGCTGCTTTGCTTGAGCTTAATAAACCAGTTCTTGAAGAGGTTCTTGGTGTGGAGCTCTCTGGTAATGGAACAACTTTGAACGCTTTTATGTCACCAGGCCAAGCTTTTAAAAATGTTCGTAACACTTTTATGTCTGCAGCGATTTTAAGTGACTTTTATTCATTTTTACTGGATCAGAATAACCCAGATCTAATGCGCCTGATTTATTCTGAGCGCTTTTCTAAATCTCAAAATTTAAAAAAGTTTATTGAACTTTTGGAATATAGGGATCCAGGAAAAGGTGATCAAGATATATCACTTGAAGTAACGTTTGAGCTATCGGATGCAGAGCTATCTGCCAGAGTTTTAAATCAGTTTGCTGAATATGTCTTGCAACGTTACAAACAACAAGCTCAAAATGATGTTGAAATGCGAGTTAATACTCAGTTAGCACAATGGCAAGTTGATGCTGATCAAATGAGATTCGCTTATCAGGCTGATAAAACACGGCGAATGTTAACTCTGGCGGAAGCTGCAGATATTGCAGCTTCGATTAACCAGCAGAAGCCACTTTATAATGGTGATCGTGTTTCTGTGGGTAGTCAGCCACCACTATTTATGATGGGTGAAAAGACCTTGCGTTCTGAGTTGTCATTGCTTAAGCAGCGTGAATCAGGAAGTGAGGATGCCTATATCAAAGGCTTGCCTGAATTGCTGCAGAAGATTGATGTTGTTAATGAAACTCAAATTGATTGGCAAAAAGTGAGCTTTGTGGAAATAGACCAGAGTGCAGTCGTGCCTTTGTCGCCGATTAAACCCCGTAAAAAGTTAATTGTTGTACTAGGTGCGGTGGTTGGCCTGATAGCTGGTTCTGTGTTTGCTTTGATTGCAGCAGCGAATGTCCGCCGTCGTGAGCGCAAAAAACTGATTGAAGAACGTAAATTATCTTAA
- a CDS encoding bifunctional prephenate dehydrogenase/3-phosphoshikimate 1-carboxyvinyltransferase: MNKAATDFHINKIAVIGLGLIGCSWVKGLRLRGCVQQVSGYDRNLDSMQLAQQHGIIDSYDEDIQQVVRGADLVIVSVPILAVDSVLAAIAPVIGENTVLTDVGSVKGSVAASAAKIFGADFNRFVLGHPIAGSERSGVTAADEYLYLNHKVIITPENHTSHQALALVRNAWCAVGADVEYMAVEHHDEVLAATSHLPHLLAYSLVDTLANSHENKEIFNYAAGGFRDFTRIAASSPVMWRDIFSANKGQILKTLDLFQHDLKFLRQAIEEDDTTQVMGVLTRAKVARDHFSKILARRAYVEPMKATSIIYRALPGKALSGSFRVPGDKSISHRSIMLGSLANGTTEVTGFLEGEDALATLQAFRDMGVVIEGPHRGRVTIHGVGLHGLQAPPNALYVGNSGTTIRLLSGLMAGQKFDVEMSGDESLSKRPMGRVANPLKAMGAIVETAENGRPPLIIRGSELSENGSSLKGIHYDLPMASAQVKSCVLLAGLYAEGETSVTEPAPTRDHTERMLKGFGYDVQVKGSTVSLKAGGELTATNIDVPSDISSAAFFMVAASIMQGSDITLEHVGINPTRIGVINILKAMGGNLEVLNEREVGGEPVADIRIQSAQLKGIHIPEDQVPLAIDEFPALFIAAACAEGETVLTGAEELRVKESDRIQAMVDGLVTLGIDAKGTEDGAVIVGKGGQGFCSEAIFGGGEIVTHHDHRIAMSFAVASLRGSEAPINILDCANVATSFPNFVELANGAGMNLTVEEV; encoded by the coding sequence TTGAATAAAGCCGCTACAGACTTTCATATTAACAAAATTGCAGTTATTGGCCTGGGCCTGATTGGTTGCTCCTGGGTTAAAGGCTTGCGATTACGTGGCTGTGTTCAACAAGTGTCTGGTTATGATCGTAATCTGGATTCCATGCAGCTGGCGCAACAGCACGGCATTATTGATTCGTACGATGAGGATATTCAACAGGTTGTGCGTGGTGCTGATCTGGTGATTGTCTCTGTACCTATTCTGGCAGTTGATTCGGTGCTGGCAGCCATTGCTCCGGTTATTGGAGAAAATACCGTGTTAACCGACGTAGGTTCGGTTAAAGGTTCGGTGGCTGCTTCTGCCGCGAAAATCTTTGGTGCTGACTTTAATCGTTTTGTCCTTGGTCATCCGATTGCAGGCTCCGAACGCAGTGGTGTTACCGCTGCGGATGAATATCTGTATCTCAACCATAAGGTCATTATTACCCCGGAAAACCATACGTCTCATCAGGCGTTGGCGTTAGTGCGTAATGCCTGGTGTGCGGTGGGTGCCGATGTGGAATATATGGCGGTGGAACACCATGATGAGGTGCTGGCTGCGACCAGTCACTTGCCTCATTTATTGGCTTATTCGCTGGTTGATACACTGGCGAACAGTCATGAAAATAAAGAAATCTTTAATTACGCGGCTGGCGGCTTTCGCGACTTTACCCGCATTGCAGCCAGCAGCCCGGTAATGTGGCGGGATATTTTTTCTGCCAATAAAGGCCAGATTTTAAAAACGCTGGATTTATTTCAGCACGATCTCAAATTTTTGCGCCAGGCTATCGAGGAAGATGATACCACTCAGGTAATGGGGGTTCTGACCCGGGCCAAAGTAGCGCGTGACCACTTCTCAAAAATACTCGCCCGCAGGGCCTATGTGGAACCTATGAAAGCGACATCTATTATTTACCGTGCCCTTCCGGGTAAGGCGTTATCCGGCAGCTTCCGAGTGCCCGGGGATAAATCCATTTCTCACCGCTCAATTATGCTGGGCTCGCTGGCGAACGGCACAACCGAAGTGACCGGCTTTCTCGAAGGGGAAGATGCTCTGGCAACGTTGCAGGCATTCCGTGATATGGGTGTGGTTATTGAGGGGCCACATCGTGGTCGCGTGACTATTCATGGTGTTGGTTTGCATGGTCTGCAGGCACCACCCAATGCGCTATATGTTGGCAACTCGGGTACCACCATTCGTTTGTTGTCCGGCCTGATGGCAGGTCAGAAGTTTGATGTTGAAATGAGTGGTGATGAGTCACTGTCCAAGCGTCCGATGGGTCGTGTTGCGAATCCATTAAAAGCAATGGGTGCCATTGTCGAAACCGCTGAAAATGGTCGACCGCCTCTTATTATTAGAGGCAGTGAGCTGAGCGAAAATGGTTCGTCTCTGAAAGGCATTCATTACGATCTGCCCATGGCCAGTGCTCAGGTCAAAAGCTGCGTGCTGCTGGCAGGTTTGTATGCCGAAGGCGAAACCTCTGTGACTGAACCGGCGCCAACTCGTGATCACACAGAGCGTATGTTAAAAGGCTTTGGTTACGATGTTCAGGTGAAAGGCTCTACGGTTTCTTTAAAGGCCGGTGGTGAACTAACCGCGACTAATATCGATGTGCCGTCTGATATCTCTTCTGCGGCTTTCTTTATGGTGGCTGCCAGCATTATGCAGGGCTCAGACATTACGTTGGAGCACGTGGGCATTAACCCAACCCGTATTGGTGTGATCAATATTCTGAAAGCCATGGGTGGCAACTTGGAAGTATTGAATGAGCGCGAAGTGGGCGGTGAGCCGGTGGCGGATATCCGTATTCAGAGTGCTCAGCTGAAAGGTATCCATATTCCGGAAGATCAGGTGCCGCTGGCGATTGATGAATTCCCGGCGTTGTTTATTGCTGCTGCCTGTGCCGAAGGTGAAACCGTTCTGACCGGGGCAGAAGAATTACGCGTTAAAGAAAGTGATCGTATTCAGGCCATGGTCGATGGCCTGGTCACGTTGGGCATTGATGCAAAAGGCACTGAAGATGGTGCCGTGATTGTTGGAAAAGGTGGTCAGGGTTTTTGCTCTGAAGCCATCTTTGGCGGCGGAGAGATCGTGACTCACCACGATCACCGTATTGCCATGAGCTTTGCAGTTGCTTCTCTGCGTGGTAGCGAAGCGCCAATCAATATTCTGGATTGTGCCAATGTGGCAACGTCCTTCCCGAATTTTGTTGAGCTGGCTAATGGCGCAGGTATGAATCTGACTGTGGAAGAGGTGTAA
- the hisC gene encoding histidinol-phosphate transaminase, whose product MTTDYKSLAVEGVQGLRPYQPGKPIDELARELGLNEKDIVKLASNENPVGPSPKALAAIQGELEELTRYPDGAGFELKKVLCEKLNIQPEQITLGNGSSDILDFITRVFVNDGDNVVVSQHAFAIYGLVAKMVGAETVAAPAKNFAHDLDAMLAAINDKTRIVFVTNPNNPTGTWIKKDELITFLDKVPERVLVLLDEAYFEYVDENDYPNGLALLNQYPNLVVTRTFSKAYGLASMRVGYGVSSPEIADLLNRVRPPFNVNSFALAAAKAAMLDEEYVAKSIAVNNSGMAYLENEFNRLGLDFIPSVGNFISVKMPAGINAMAVNSGLLQEGVIVRPVANYEMPEYLRVSIGIEKENQAFIAALEKVLAQLGESGD is encoded by the coding sequence ATGACTACAGATTACAAAAGCCTGGCGGTTGAAGGTGTTCAGGGTTTGCGCCCATATCAGCCGGGTAAGCCAATTGATGAACTGGCGCGTGAATTAGGTTTAAACGAAAAAGACATCGTTAAATTAGCCAGTAACGAAAATCCGGTCGGTCCTAGTCCTAAGGCGCTGGCGGCAATTCAGGGTGAGCTGGAAGAATTAACTCGTTACCCAGATGGCGCTGGTTTTGAGCTAAAAAAAGTTTTATGTGAAAAGCTGAATATCCAGCCAGAGCAAATCACACTGGGTAATGGTTCGTCCGATATTTTGGATTTCATCACTCGTGTGTTTGTGAATGATGGCGATAATGTGGTTGTTTCGCAGCATGCGTTTGCCATCTATGGTTTGGTCGCCAAAATGGTAGGTGCAGAAACCGTTGCTGCTCCGGCAAAGAATTTTGCCCACGACCTGGACGCTATGCTGGCAGCTATTAACGATAAAACCCGTATCGTGTTTGTCACTAATCCCAATAATCCTACCGGCACCTGGATTAAAAAAGACGAGCTGATTACGTTTCTGGATAAAGTACCTGAGCGTGTTCTGGTATTGCTCGACGAAGCGTACTTTGAGTATGTTGATGAGAATGACTATCCGAATGGATTGGCACTGTTAAATCAGTATCCAAATCTGGTGGTGACCCGTACTTTCTCTAAAGCGTATGGCTTAGCGTCAATGCGTGTGGGTTATGGTGTATCCAGCCCGGAAATTGCTGACTTACTGAATCGCGTGCGTCCACCGTTTAACGTGAATTCCTTTGCACTGGCTGCTGCAAAAGCTGCCATGTTGGATGAAGAGTACGTTGCCAAAAGCATCGCCGTGAATAATAGCGGTATGGCTTACCTTGAGAATGAATTTAACCGGCTCGGTCTCGATTTTATTCCGTCAGTGGGTAACTTTATCAGTGTGAAAATGCCTGCAGGTATTAATGCCATGGCGGTGAATAGCGGCCTTCTGCAAGAGGGGGTGATTGTTCGCCCGGTAGCTAACTATGAAATGCCGGAATATCTACGCGTTTCGATCGGTATTGAAAAAGAAAATCAGGCCTTTATTGCTGCTTTAGAAAAAGTGTTGGCTCAATTAGGCGAATCAGGTGATTAA